Genomic DNA from Microbacterium neungamense:
GCGAGTACGCCGGTCATGTCGTCGTCGACCCCGACGGCGTCTTCGCCCACGGTCCGCGCGGTCAGCGGCTCGGCCGGTTCGACTCCCTCCCGGATGCCGAGGCCGCTGTCGCCGCCTTCGACCCCGAAGCGGATGCCGCCGCCGTGGCCTCCCGCTCCCAGACCCCTCATCGTGCCCGCCGGAAGTTCCGGCGCGGCGCCCCCGGTCGCGCAAGCGGCCCGATTAACAGAAAGAAGAAGCACATGGCCACTGGCACTGTGAAATGGTTCAACTCGGAGAAGGGCTTCGGCTTCATCGCTCCGGACGACGGTTCGGACGACCTGTTCGCCCACTTCTCGGCGATCGCCGGGTCGGGCTTCAAGGAGCTCCGCGAGAACCAGAAGGTCGAGTTCGACCCCGAGCGCGGCCCCAAGGGCATGCAGGCGGTGAACATCCGCGCTCTCTGAGCGCCCTGCGACTCGAACCGGCCGGATCCTTCGGGGTTCGGCCGGTTTGTCGTCTGCCGAGCCGCGGCCGCGCATGCAGGTCCTCCGCTTCACCGCAGCTGCGCGAAGCGCTCGACCTTCGCGATCGGGCCGACCACGAGCACAGTGTCCCCGGCACCGAGGACGGTCTCGGGGGAGGCGTTGGTCCACGAGCCCTCCTCCGAGCGGTGCGCGGCGACCGTGACACCGTGGGACGCCCGCACCGCGGCGTCGGCGAGGGTCACGCCGTGCAGAGACCGCGGTGCCGTCGTCTTCACGATGGCGAACCCCTTGTCGATCTCCAGGTAGTCCGCGGCGGCCCCGCGCACGAGGTGGGCGACTCTGCGGCCCATATCCTTCTCCGGGTAGATGACGCGGTGCACGCCCAGCTGCTCGAGCACGGCGCCGTGCCGCTCGTCCACGGCCTTCGCCCAGATCACCGGTACCTGCAGCTGCAGCAGCAGCGAGGCGGTGAGGATGGAGGCGGTGATGTCGCTGCCGATCGCGACGACGACGCGATCGAAATCGCCGATCGCGAGCTGCTGCAGCACCTCGAGCTTCGTGGAGTCGGCGCGGACCACCTGGGTGAGTTCACCGTTCAGCGCCTGCACGATGTCCTCGTCGCCGTCGATGCCGAGCACCTCGGTCCCGGAAGCCATCAGCTCCAGGGCGAGGGACGTGCCGAAGCGGCCCAGCCCGATGACGGCGACGGAGTCGGCCTCGGCGATGCGGCGGGCGTCATGGCCGAACGACAGGAAGGTGGACACGGGCGGATCCTTTCGTGATGGGCATCCGTGATCAGCCGATCGCGGGACGCTCCTTGGGGAGTTCGTAGGCGATGCGCCGCTCGCGCAGGGCGAGGGCGGAGCCGAGGGTGAGCGGGCCGAGCCGGCCGAGGAACATGAGCGCGACGAGGATGAGCTTCGCCGCCGCCGGCAGGTCGGCGGTGATGCCGGTGGACAGGCCGACGGTCGCGAACGCCGACACCGCCTCGAAGAGCACCTTGTCGAGGTCGAGCTCCGTCATCGCGAGGATCGCGATCACGCCAGCCATCACGGCGGCGATCGCGACCAGAACCACCGTGATCGCCTCGCGGTGCACCGCGCGGGACAGCCGCTTGCCGAACACGTTCACCGCCGCGCCGCCGCGCAGCTCGGTCCACATGATGAAGAACAGCACCGCGAACGTGGTGACCTTGATGCCGCCGGCGGTGCCGGCGGGCCCGGCGCCGATGAACATCAGCACGTCGGTGATGAGCCAGGTCTCGTCGTGCAGCTGCGCGATGTCCACCGAGTTGAACCCGGCGGTGCGGGCCTGCACCGAGTACACGAAGCCGGCCAGCAGCCGCGACGCCGGGTCCAGGGCGCCGAAGGTGCCGGGGTTGTCCCACTCGGTGACCGTGACGCTCAGCATCCCGACCGCCAGCAGCGCGGCGGTGCCCACGAGCACGATCCTGGTGTTCATGGTCCAGTGCAGCGGGCGGCGCAGTTCGCGGCGCAGCTGGCGCAGCACCGGGAAGCCGAGACCGCCCAGGATGGTGGCCGCGCACAGCGGGAGGGTGATCCACGGGTCGGTGACGAAGCCCATCAGGCTGTCGCTGTACAGGGCGAACCCGGCGTTGTTGAACGAGGACACCGCGTGGAAGACGGCGTGCCAGGCGGCTCGGGCAGGGTCGTACCCGTGGCCGGTCGTGAACCGCAGGAACAGCAGGACCGCGACGACCCCCTCGATCACGAGGGTGGTGGCCAGGATGCCCGCCGCGAGCCGGCGCACGTTCCCGGCATCCGGCGACTTCGTCTCGGTGCTGGTGATCAGGCGCGAGCGCACCGACAGCCGTCGCGCCAGGGCGATGCCGACGAGCGCCGCGAACAGCATGATCCCCAGCCCGCCCAGCTGGATGAGCAGCATGATGACGATCTTGCCGAACGGGCTCCAGTACACGGCGGTGTCGACGACGATGAGGCCGGTCACACAGACCGCCGATGTGGAGGTGAACAGCGCCTCGACAGGACCGGTCCAGCGAGCCCCGGCGGACGAGATCGGCAGCATCAGGACCAGCGCCCCCAGCACGATGGTCGTGCCGAATCCGGTCGCGATGGCCTGGGCGGGGGCGAGCGGGTGGTGGCGGCCGGTGCGCGGCGCCATCACACCGGCGCTCACGACAGCACCAGCCGGTAGCCCATGCCGGCCTCGGTGCGCAGGTGCACGGGGGCGCCCGGTTCGCGCTCGAGCTTCTTGCGCAGCTGGGACATGTACAGCCGCAGGTACCCGGAGTCCGACACCTGATCGGTGCCCCAGATCTCGCGGAGCAGCTCCTGCCGGGTGACCAGCGCGCCCGGATGCCGGCACAGGTGCTCCAGCATCCGCCATTCCGTGGGCGTGAGGTGCACGGGATCTCCGTCGCGGGTGACCAGGCGCGCCGCGAGGTCGACCACGACGTCTCCGAACCGCACCACCGCCGCCCCGGCGGCGGGATCCGGGGCGGTGCGCCGGGCCAGCGCGCGCAGCCGGGCGAGCAGCTCGTCCACCTGGAACGGCTTGGTGACGTAGTCGTCGGCGCCGGCGTCCAGCGCGTCCACCTTGTCGGCGGAACCGGTGCGGCCGGAGACGACGATGATCGGCGCGCGCGTCCAGCCGCGCAGTGCGTGGATCACCTCGACGCCGTCCAGACGCGGCATGCCCAGGTCGAGCAGGATGATGTCCGGATGCGTCTGCGCGGCCATCGTCACGGCCTCCGCCCCGTCGGCCGCCGCGACCACCTCATAGCCGTGCGCGGCCAGGGTGATGCGCAGCGCCCGCACCAGCTGCGGGTCGTCGTCGGCGATCAGCAGCTTCACGAGGCGTCCTCCCCGGTCGTGTCCGGACGAGCGGATGCCGGGGCCAGCGGCAGCGAGATCGCCATGGTGAGCCCGCCGCCCGGGGTGCTCTCGGGGGCGAGCGTGCCGCCCATCCCCTCGGTGAACCCCTTCGAGAGGGCGAGACCCAGGCCGAGGCCGGTGGTGTTGTCGGTGTCGCCGAACCGCTGGAACGGGGCGAACATGCTGCGCTGCCGCTCCGGAGGCACCCCGGCGCCGTGGTCGATCACGCGGATCTCGCCGAAGCCTCCCCTCCGGGCGGTCGCCACGACGACCGTGGTGCCCGCCGGGGCGTGCCGGTGCGCGTTCGCGAGCACGTTCACCAGCACGCGCTGCAGCAGCACGGGGTCCGCGAGGAGCGGCGGCAGCGAGGGGTCGAGGTCCAGCTCGACGTCCTCGGGGGTCAGGCCCAGCTCGTCCAGCGCCGCGAGGACCGTGTCCTCGGCATCCGTCGCGGTGAGGGACACCGCGAGCACGCCGGCCTGCACCCGGCTGACGTCGAGCAGGTCGGTGATCAGGGCCGACAGCGTGGACAGGCTCTCGTCCGCGGTGGCGATCAGCTCGTCGCGGTCGGCGGGTGAGAGGTCGTGGGCGGCGCGCAGTCCGCCGACGGCGGCCATCGCCGAGGCCAGCGGCCGGCGCAGGTCGTGGCTGAGAGCCGAGAGCAGCGCGCTGCGCACCTGGTCGGTCTCGGCCAGCGCCTCCGCCTCCTTCGCGGTCGCGCTCAGGTCGGTGTGCTCGAGGGCGGCCGCCAGCTGCGCCACGATCACGTCCAGCAGCCGGCGGGCGGGCGGCTCGAGGGGCCCGCCGTGCAGCTCCAGCGTCGCCCGCGGGTGGCCGGCGTCGTCGCGGCCGACCGGCACCGGCGTGAACCGGCCGTCGCGCACCGGCTCGCCGTCGAGGGCGATGACTTCGCCGTCGGGTGCGAGCAGCCGCACCCCGCTGAGGCCGAACGCCTCCCGGGCCCGGGAGATCAGCGCCTGCACAGCGTTCTCGCCGCGCAGCACCGTGCCGGCGACCGACACGAGCAGCTCCGCCTCCGCGGTCGCGCGGATCGCGGCCCGGCCGCGCCGCGCCGCGGCGCTGACGATGAGGCTGACGAGCACCGCGTTGATCACGTACAGGCCGAGCGCGACCGCGTGCAGCGGATGCTCCACCGTGATCGAGAACTGCGGCGCGACGAACAGCAGGTCGAGCGTCAGACCGGAGAGCACGGCCGCGAACACGGCGGGGAACAGCCCGCCGATGAGGGCGACCACCACCACGAGCAGCTGGTACCAGAGCACCTCCGCGGTGATCGACTCGGGACTGCGCAGCGTGAAGAGGACCCAGGTGAGCAGCGGTCCGCCGATCAGCGCGACCGCGAACCCGGCGACCTGCCGTCGCCAGCCGAGGGCGCCGCCGGCGATCCGCGGCAGCACCGTGCCCATGCGACCGTCGCTCATCGCCTGGGCCGCCGGCTTCCTGACACCGGTCATGTCCCCTCCCGCTCGCATCCTAGACTCCCCGTCCCGCGCCGGCCTCGACGGCGGCGTCCGGGGGACCCGCCGGTCGCTGCGCCCGCCGGCCGGTGGCGACGACCGGCCGCCCCGCCCGCTCCTGCCCGGGCACCGGTCGCGACCGCCGGCCGTAGATCAGTTCGGACGAGTCCAGCAGCCACGGCACCAGCGTGATCGAGACGCCGTGCACCAGCATCAGCTGGCCGGCGATCCGCCGGGCGCGCCGGTTGTGCAGCAGCGCCTCCCACCAGTGCCCGACGATGTACTGCGGCAGGTACACGGTCACGACGCTCGACCCGTGCTTCTCGCGGTACTTCTCGATGAACTCCGCCACCGGCTGCGCGTAGGAGCGGTACGGCGAGTCCAGGATGACCAGCGGCACCGGCATCCGTCTCTCCGCCCATTCGCGCTGCAGCTGCTCGCCGTCCTCCGGGGTGAGCGCGACGTGGATCGCGAGGGTGGTGTCGTGCTCGGCCGCGATGGCATAGTCGATCGCCTTCAGCACCGGCTTCTGCAGCCGGTTGACGAGGATGAGGGCGAGGTCGCCGCTCGAGCCGAAGTGCACGGCGTCGTCGACACGGATCTCGTGCTCGACGTCGCGGTAGTAGCGCTTCACGCCCACCATCAGCAGCGCCAGGAACGGGATCGCGAAGAAGACCAGGTAGGCGCCGTGGGTGAACTTCGTGATCGTCACGATCACCAGGACGAGCACCGTGAACACGGCGCCGATCGCGTTGATCGCGAGGCCCGTGAGCGCGGCGCGGCGCTCGGATGCCCGAAGCGACGGCCCGCGGGGCGCGGTGGCGCGGAGCATCCGTCGCCAATGCCGCACCATGCCGATCTGGCCGAGCGAGAACGAGACGAACACGCCGATGATGTAGAGCTGGATCAGCGTGGTCAGCCGCGCCTGGAACACGATCAGCACCGCGATGGCGGCGATGCCGAGCAGGATCATGCCGTTCGAGAACACCAGGCGGTCGCCGCGGGTGTTCAGCGCCTTCGGTGCATAGCCGTCGCGGGCCAGCACCGCCCCCAGCAGCGGGAAGCCGTTGAAGGCCGTGTTGGCGGCGAGCAGCAGCACGCACGCGGTCGCCGCCTGGATGATGAAGAACGGGATGCTGCTGCCGCCGAACGTCGCGGCGGCGACCTGGGCCATCAGGCTGGGCTGCGGGGTGGTGCAGTCGAAGCCGACGAGCGCGCACGGGTTCTCCGCGTAGTGGACGCCGGAGATCAGGGCCAGCGCGGTGAGGCCCGAGAACAGGGCGATCGCGATGCCGCCCATCATGGTGAGGGTGAGCTGCGCGTTGCGGACCTTCGGGGCGCGGAACGCCGGGACGCCGTTCGACACCGCCTCCACACCGGTGAGCGCGGAGCATCCGCTCGAGAACGCGCGCAGCACCAGCAGGATCACCGCCGCCTGGCTGAGGTCCTCGGCGTGCATGCCGAAGGCGGCGCTGGAGGCGACCGGAGGGTCGCCGAGCAGGGTGCGGGCGATGCCGGTGACGATCATCACGCCCACCGAGCCGATGAACACGTAGGTCGGGATGGCGAACACCAGCGACGCCTCGCGCACGCCGCGGAGGTTGATCACGACGATCAGCAGCACGAAGCCGACGGCGAGCTCGACGCGGACCGGGTCGAGCTGCGGCACGGCGGAGATGATGTTGTCCACGCCGGAGGCGACCGACACGGCCACGGTGAGCACGTAGTCGACGAGCAGGGCCGCGGCGACGGTGACACCGGGGATCTCGCCGAGGTTCTTCGAGGCCACCTCGTAGTCGCCGCCGCCGGACGGGTACGCCTTGATCAGCTGCCGGTAGCTGAGCACCACGACCGTCAGCAGCAGCACGACCGCCGCGGCGACCCACGGTGCGAAGCTGAGGAACGCGAGGCCGCCGAGCGCGAGGATCATCACCAGCTCCTGCGGCGCGTACGCGACCGAGCTGAGCGCGTCGGAGGCGAAGATCGGCAGGGCCATGCGCTTGCGCAGCAGCTGCTCGTCGACCTGCTCGGTGGTGAGCGGTTCGCCGATGATCAGCCGTTTGGCCAGCTGCGGGGCTTCCGAGAGATCCTTCGCATCCACGGCGAGAGACGCTACGCGCGGTGCGGGCGCGCACGGACGTTCCTCACGCAATCCCTACGGCTGCGCGGGATCTCCTGACGGAATCCTCACGGACGTCCGGGGGGAGGCGGATGCCGGGGGGCGTGAGCGCGCTCAGCGCCGCGCGGCGCCGCGCCCCGCCATCGGCACCGGGCCGGTCACCGAGAGCTCGTCCTCCCAGCACTGGATGCCGGTGACCTCGGGCATCCGGGCCCGGGTGAACACCGGGTCCAGGCCCGCGCGGCGCTGCTCGGTGTAGTCGCGCAGCAGCTTGAACGCCACCCCGGACAGCAGCGCGATCGCGACGAGGTTGATGATCGCCATCACGCCCATGATGCCGTCGGCGGTGTTCCAGATCAGGTCGGCCGAGGCGATCGAACCCAGGAACACGACGACCACGACGAGCGCCCGGTACGCGGTGAGCACGGCCGGCTTGGCGTTGATGAACTCGATGTTCGACTCGCCGTAGTAGTAGTTGCCGATGATCGAGCTGAACGCCAGCAGGAAGATGATCACGCTGAGGGCAACGTTCGACCAGGTGCCCAGCGACCCGACCAGGGCGTTCTGGGTGAGCACGATGCCCCGCTCCGCACCGGCCAGGTCGGGTGTCGCCACGAGCACGATGAACGCGGTGATGGAGCAGACCAGGAAGGTGTCGAAGTACACGCCGAGGGTCTGCACCAGCCCCTGCTTGACCGGGTGGGTGACGGCGGCCGTCGCGCCGGCGTTCGGCGCCGAGCCGAGGCCGGCCTCGTTGGAGAACATGCCGCGCTTCGCGCCGACCATGATGATGGTGCCGAGCGTGGCGCCGACGACCTCGTTGAAGCCGAACGCCTGAGTGTAGATGGAGACGAACACCTCGGGCAGCCGCTCGACGTTCAGGCCGACGACGATGAGGCCGAGGATCAGGTAGAGCAGCGCCATCAGCGGCACCACCGCCTGCGACACCGACGCGATCCGGCGCAGGCCGCCGAAGATGACGAGCGCGGTAAGCACCGCCAGCCCCGCCCCGACCGCCCACGGGATCCAGCCGACCTCGCCGCCGAAGCTGCCGGAGACGGTGGCGCTGATCGTATTGGCCTGCAGGGAGTTGAACGAGAACGGGAAGCACAGGATGAGCACGACCGCGAACAGGATGCCCATCCATCGCGCCTTCAGGCCGTGCTGCATGTAATAGGCCGGGCCGCCGCGGAAGCCGTCCCGGTCGCGCACCTTGAACGCCTGGCCGAGGGTCGACTCGATGAAACTCGAGGCGCCGCCGATGAACGCCATCGTTCACATCCAGAACACCGCGCCCGGGCCGCCGATCGCGATCGCGGTGCTGACGCCGGCGATGTTGCCGACGCCGACGCGGGATGCCGCCGAGATCGTGAACGCCTGGAAGGCCGACACCGACTGCGGGCGGCCGTCGGCATCCGTCGGCGTGCGGTCGGTGAGTGTGCGGAACATCTCCGGGATCAGCCGGAACTGCACGACTCCTGAGCGCAGCGTGAAGTACACCCCGAGCACGGCGAGGATCGGGAAGACGATCCAGGTCCACAGCTTGTCGCCGGCGTCGAGCACGAACTGGTTGATCAGGTCCATCGCCCCAGTATGACGGACCGGTTCAGACGCGCGCGGTCGACCCTCGCACGATCAGCTCGAACGGCAGCTCGGCGGCCGCTGCCGCGGCATCCGTCGTCCCCTCGAGCTGCGCGAGCACCGCGTTCGCGGCCCGCTCGCCCTGCCCCATCGGGAACTGGTCGACGGTGGAGAGCTGGAAGAACTCGCCGAGCTCGTGCCCGTCGATGCCGATCACCGACAGGTCCTGCGGCACCCGGAAGCCGAGGTCGCGGGCGGCGAGGATCGCGCCGATCGCCATCTCGTCGGATGCCGCGAAGATCGCGGTCGGCCGCGGACCCGGCCGGCCGAGCAGCTGCTTGGTGGCCCGGAAGCCGCCGTCCACGGTGAAGTCCGCCGGCTCGAGGAAGGCCGGGTTCGGGGTGATCCCGGCATCCGCCAGCGCCCGCTCGAAGCCGAGCCGGCGCTGGGTCGGGATGTGGAAGTCGAGGTCGAACTCCGGATTCGCGCCGATGTGGGCGATGTCGCGATGGCCGAGGCCGAGCAGGTGCCGGGTGGCCAGCTCGGCGACCGCGGTGTCGTCCACGGTGAGCGTGTTCAGGCGCGGGTTCGGGCCGCCGATCGCGATCACGGGCAGCCCGAGATCGAGCAGCTGCTCCGTCTCGCCCTCATCCAGCTCGATCGACACGGCGATGACGGCATCCACCCGCTGACGGCGCAGGAAGGTGCTGAACACCTCCCGACGCACATCGGCGTCGGCGGTGATGTTGTACAGCGTGATGTCGTAGCCCGCCCGCATCAGGGCGGTGGACGCCCCGGACAGCACGGTGCTGAAGAACCAGCGGTCGAGGAACGGCACGATCACGCCGATGTTACGGGTGCGGCCGGATGCCAGGCTGGACGCCCGCGACGACACGACGTATCCGAGCGTCTCGGCCGCCACGCGCACCCGCTCGCGGGACGCCTCCGACACGTGGCCGCGGCCGCTCAGCGCGCGCGACACCGTCGCCGTGGACACGCCGGCGAGCTTGGCGACCTCGTCGATGCTCACCATGTCGTGTCCTCTCCCTTCCGAGACTGGTCGTTCCGCATGAGGCAGGGCGTCCTCGACCCTGTCTCACGCAGAACGGCGAGTCTCATCGCATCCTCAGGCCTTCCGGTACCACGCCGCCGTGTCGGGCGGCAGCGCCGTGCCGGCGAACGGCCGGCTCTGCACCACGAACTCCACATCGCCGAGCTCGATCGGCTCCTCGCCGAGGTTGGCGATCACGTGGAGGTCGCCGCGCCGGAAGGCGACGGCCTGCTCCCCGGCATCCTCCCACACCAGCGACCCCGACCCGAGCGCGTGCTCGCGACGCAGCTGGATGAGGCGCTTGTACAGGTTCAGCGTGGACGCGTCGTCCTTCTCCTCGACGTCGCGCGCGAAGCGCGCCCACTCCGCCGGCTGCGGCAGCCAGGACTTCCCGGTGTCGTTGAAGCCGAAGGCGGGGGCATCCGCCTGCCACGG
This window encodes:
- a CDS encoding cold-shock protein is translated as MATGTVKWFNSEKGFGFIAPDDGSDDLFAHFSAIAGSGFKELRENQKVEFDPERGPKGMQAVNIRAL
- a CDS encoding potassium channel family protein encodes the protein MSTFLSFGHDARRIAEADSVAVIGLGRFGTSLALELMASGTEVLGIDGDEDIVQALNGELTQVVRADSTKLEVLQQLAIGDFDRVVVAIGSDITASILTASLLLQLQVPVIWAKAVDERHGAVLEQLGVHRVIYPEKDMGRRVAHLVRGAAADYLEIDKGFAIVKTTAPRSLHGVTLADAAVRASHGVTVAAHRSEEGSWTNASPETVLGAGDTVLVVGPIAKVERFAQLR
- a CDS encoding TrkH family potassium uptake protein, with translation MAPRTGRHHPLAPAQAIATGFGTTIVLGALVLMLPISSAGARWTGPVEALFTSTSAVCVTGLIVVDTAVYWSPFGKIVIMLLIQLGGLGIMLFAALVGIALARRLSVRSRLITSTETKSPDAGNVRRLAAGILATTLVIEGVVAVLLFLRFTTGHGYDPARAAWHAVFHAVSSFNNAGFALYSDSLMGFVTDPWITLPLCAATILGGLGFPVLRQLRRELRRPLHWTMNTRIVLVGTAALLAVGMLSVTVTEWDNPGTFGALDPASRLLAGFVYSVQARTAGFNSVDIAQLHDETWLITDVLMFIGAGPAGTAGGIKVTTFAVLFFIMWTELRGGAAVNVFGKRLSRAVHREAITVVLVAIAAVMAGVIAILAMTELDLDKVLFEAVSAFATVGLSTGITADLPAAAKLILVALMFLGRLGPLTLGSALALRERRIAYELPKERPAIG
- a CDS encoding response regulator, whose amino-acid sequence is MKLLIADDDPQLVRALRITLAAHGYEVVAAADGAEAVTMAAQTHPDIILLDLGMPRLDGVEVIHALRGWTRAPIIVVSGRTGSADKVDALDAGADDYVTKPFQVDELLARLRALARRTAPDPAAGAAVVRFGDVVVDLAARLVTRDGDPVHLTPTEWRMLEHLCRHPGALVTRQELLREIWGTDQVSDSGYLRLYMSQLRKKLEREPGAPVHLRTEAGMGYRLVLS
- a CDS encoding APC family permease, translating into MALPIFASDALSSVAYAPQELVMILALGGLAFLSFAPWVAAAVVLLLTVVVLSYRQLIKAYPSGGGDYEVASKNLGEIPGVTVAAALLVDYVLTVAVSVASGVDNIISAVPQLDPVRVELAVGFVLLIVVINLRGVREASLVFAIPTYVFIGSVGVMIVTGIARTLLGDPPVASSAAFGMHAEDLSQAAVILLVLRAFSSGCSALTGVEAVSNGVPAFRAPKVRNAQLTLTMMGGIAIALFSGLTALALISGVHYAENPCALVGFDCTTPQPSLMAQVAAATFGGSSIPFFIIQAATACVLLLAANTAFNGFPLLGAVLARDGYAPKALNTRGDRLVFSNGMILLGIAAIAVLIVFQARLTTLIQLYIIGVFVSFSLGQIGMVRHWRRMLRATAPRGPSLRASERRAALTGLAINAIGAVFTVLVLVIVTITKFTHGAYLVFFAIPFLALLMVGVKRYYRDVEHEIRVDDAVHFGSSGDLALILVNRLQKPVLKAIDYAIAAEHDTTLAIHVALTPEDGEQLQREWAERRMPVPLVILDSPYRSYAQPVAEFIEKYREKHGSSVVTVYLPQYIVGHWWEALLHNRRARRIAGQLMLVHGVSITLVPWLLDSSELIYGRRSRPVPGQERAGRPVVATGRRAQRPAGPPDAAVEAGAGRGV
- a CDS encoding LacI family DNA-binding transcriptional regulator, with amino-acid sequence MVSIDEVAKLAGVSTATVSRALSGRGHVSEASRERVRVAAETLGYVVSSRASSLASGRTRNIGVIVPFLDRWFFSTVLSGASTALMRAGYDITLYNITADADVRREVFSTFLRRQRVDAVIAVSIELDEGETEQLLDLGLPVIAIGGPNPRLNTLTVDDTAVAELATRHLLGLGHRDIAHIGANPEFDLDFHIPTQRRLGFERALADAGITPNPAFLEPADFTVDGGFRATKQLLGRPGPRPTAIFAASDEMAIGAILAARDLGFRVPQDLSVIGIDGHELGEFFQLSTVDQFPMGQGERAANAVLAQLEGTTDAAAAAAELPFELIVRGSTARV